From the genome of Anoplopoma fimbria isolate UVic2021 breed Golden Eagle Sablefish chromosome 1, Afim_UVic_2022, whole genome shotgun sequence, one region includes:
- the LOC129097999 gene encoding extracellular calcium-sensing receptor-like, protein MLGGIFSFHSSWKDRQDTYTQKPLPLQCTSLNFREFQFAQAMLFAVEEINNSTDLLPGISLGYKIYDSCGSIARSVRVALALANGNEVALAPSEAPCTSLSQVQAIMGETSSSPCMAIATVIGPFHIPMISHFATCACLSDKTKYPSFLRTIASDYYQSRALALLVKHFGWTWVGAIRTNDDYGNNGATFTDTAQWLGICLEYSVSFFRTDPPDKIQNIIDIIKTSTSKVIVAFLSYMDMDVLLHELSHHNLTGYQWVGSESWIFDSQTAAMDRDHILDGAIGLSIPKAHVSGVREFMLDVKPLNSSNNEMFTEFWEALFSCKFRQSKSSSGNQRECTGHEDLTGVQNSFTDMSLMQIFNNVYKGVYAVAHTLHIILNCNQTCNNTVKLDPYKILQVMKKIQFKTKDGDEVSFNENGDPAAKYEIINWQPTEKGIVDFVTVGFHDASLPADKQLNLQNKSLIWAQNSQQVPLSVCSEKCPPGTRKVLQKGKPVCCYDCLRCAEGEISNITDSITCVQCYPEFWSNERRDACVKKEAEFLSYEEVMGALLTAASLFGTCITNVVALIFFRYRKTPIVRANNSELSFLLLFSLTLCFLCSLTFIGRPTEWSCMLRHTAFGITFVLCISCVLGKTIMVLMAFRATLPGSNMMKWFGPAQQKLSVLGFTLIQIIICVLWLTISPPFPFKNFKEFKDKIILECALGSAVGFWAVLGYIGLLAMLCFVLAFLARKLPDNFNEAKFITFSMLIFCAVWITFIPAYISSPGKFSVAVEIFAILASSFGLLFCIFIPKCYIILLKPEKNTKKNMMGRKAPK, encoded by the exons ATGTTGGGGGGAATATTCTCTTTCCACAGCAGctggaaagacagacaggatacCTACACTCAAAAACCACTGCCACTGCAATGTACCAG TTTGAATTTCAGAGAGTTCCAGTTTGCTCAGGCTATGCTCTTTGCCGTAGAGGAGATCAATAACAGCACAGACCTACTGCCTGGAATCTCTCTGGGCTACAAGATTTATGATTCATGTGGCTCCATTGCCAGAAGTGTAAGGGTGGCACTGGCCTTGGCTAATGGTAATGAAGTGGCATTGGCCCCGTCCGAGGCACCATGTACCAGTCTTTCCCAAGTGCAGGCCATTATGGGAGaaacctcttcttctccttgcaTGGCTATAGCTACTGTCATCGGACCCTTTCATATCCCAATG ATCAGCCATTTTGCTACCTGTGCTTGTCTCAGTGATAAAACCAAATACCCATCCTTTCTCAGAACAATAGCCAGTGACTACTACCAGAGCAGAGCCCTGGCCCTGTTGGTCAAGCATTTTGGTTGGACTTGGGTGGGAGCTATTAGAACAAATGATGATTATGGCAATAATGGGGCAACATTCACAGACACCGCCCAGTGGCTGGGCATCTGTCTGGAGTACTCTGTATCTTTCTTTAGAACAGATCCAccagacaaaatacaaaatataattgacATTATCAAGACTTCCACTTCAAAGGTTATTGTTGCTTTCCTCTCGTACATGGATATGGATGTGTTATTACATGAGTTGTCACACCACAACTTGACTGGATACCAGTGGGTAGGCAGTGAGAGCTGGATATTTGATTCCCAAACTGCAGCAATGGATAGGGATCACATCCTGGATGGTGCCATAGGCCTGTCAATCCCCAAAGCCCATGTCAGTGGCGTTAGAGAGTTCATGCTGGATGTAAAGCCGCTCAATTCatctaataatgaaatgtttacagAGTTTTGGGAAGCATTATTTAGCTGTAAGTTCAGGCAGTCGAAGTCATCATCAGGAAATCAGAGAGAATGTACTGGACATGAAGATCTGACTGGAGTGCAAAACAGCTTCACTGATATGTCGCTCATGCAAATCTTTAACAATGTCTATAAAGGAGTGTATGCTGTGGCTCACACACTTCATATTATTCTCAACTGTAACCAAACCTGCAACAACACAGTGAAGCTTGATCCATATAAG ATTTTACAGGTCATGAAAAAGATTCAGTTCAAAACAAAGGATGGAGATGAGGTTTCTTTTAATGAGAATGGAGACCCTGCTGCAAAGTATGAAATTATAAACTGGCAGCCAACAGAAAAGGGCATTGTGGACTTTGTCACAGTTGGTTTTCATGATGCATCTTTACCTGCTGACAAACAGCTGAATCTGCAAAATAAGTCTTTGATTTGGGCCCAGAACTCACAACAG GTGCCTTTGTCAGTTTGCAGTGAAAAATGTCCTCCAGGTACCCGCAAGGTTCTCCAAAAAGGAAAGCCTGTCTGCTGCTATGACTGTTTAAGATGTGCAGAGGGAGAAATAAGCAACATTACAG ATTCTATCACCTGTGTGCAATGCTACCCTGAGTTCTGGTCAAATGAGAGAAGAGATGCCTGTGTGAAGAAGGAGGCAGAGTTTCTATCATATGAAGAGGTTATGGGAGCACTGCTCACTGCAGCATCCTTATTTGGAACATGCATCACTAATGTTGTGGCACTCATTTTCTTCAGATACAGAAAGACACCCATTGTTAGGGCCAATAACTCTGAGCtgagcttcctgctgctcttctccttgactctgtgtttcctgtgttccCTGACCTTCATAGGCCGGCCCACTGAGTGGTCCTGCATGCTGCGACACACAGCATTCGGCATCACTTTTGTCCTCTGTATCTCTTGTGTTCTGGGGAAAACTATAATGGTGCTAATGGCCTTCAGGGCCACACTTCCAGGTAGTAATATGATGAAATGGTTTGGGCCTGCACAGCAGAAACTCAGTGTTCTGGGTTTCACTCTTATACAAATTATCATATGTGTCCTATGGTTAACAATTTCTCCACCTTTTCCATTTAAGAATTTTAAGGAATTCAAGGACAAAATCATCTTAGAATGTGCTCTGGGTTCAGCTGTAGGCTTTTGGGCTGTCCTTGGATACATTGGACTTCTGGCcatgttatgttttgttcttGCTTTTCTGGCCCGTAAACTACCTGATAATTTCAATGAAGCTAAATTTATCACCTTTAGCATGCTGATATTCTGTGCAGTGTGGATTACTTTTATCCCAGCGTATATCAGCTCTCCTGGGAAGTTCAGTGTTGCTGTGGAAATATTTGCTATTCTGGCTTCTAGTTTTGGACtgctcttttgtatttttattccgAAATGTTATATTATCCTACTGAAACCTGAgaagaatacaaaaaagaaCATGATGGGGAGGAAGGCACCAAAAtga